A genomic segment from Gracilinanus agilis isolate LMUSP501 chromosome 1, AgileGrace, whole genome shotgun sequence encodes:
- the LOC123231524 gene encoding tryptase-2-like, with translation MGWVSLPLLLSLLRRVQGHSVPGYEWTTVCGQPQTHGRILGGQETTQSQWPWQASLKYKTHHWCGASLIHSSWVLTAAHCFQDMAHDPNVWKVQLGSRSSKPRKLSFSFLRARRVSRIILHPYYLGWPPKDIALVKLESPIFFMRSILPICLPSSITELQNLNNCWVTGWGRIKENQVLGKPWYLKAAKLPIIDQETCDKYYHVGTNLPFFISRIYDDMICAGFEDGSKDACQGDSGSPLACEVNGSWHLVGIVSWGDGCGRPYRPSVFTNVSLHTDWILNTISSSTFSSIPSKLVVLLTLQLYYVFLEPISQGAYLRSEKCGHDLS, from the exons ATGGGCTGGGTCAGCCTCCCCCTCCTGCTCTCCCTCCTTCGGAGGGTCCAGGGACACA GTGTTCCAGGATATGAATGGACAACAG TTTGTGGACAACCTCAGACTCATGGACGAATCCTTGGGGGCCAAGAAACTACCCAAAGTCAGTGGCCGTGGCAGGCAAGTCTGAAGTATAAGACCCACCACTGGTGCGGGGCCTCCCTCATCCACTCAAGTTGGGTGTTGACAGCTGCTCATTGCTTCCAGGA CATGGCTCATGATCCCAATGTTTGGAAAGTTCAACTAGGCTCCCGTTCAAGTAAGCCACGCAAATTAAGCTTTAGCTTTTTGCGTGCCCGACGGGTATCCAGAATCATCTTGCATCCCTACTACCTCGGGTGGCCTCCCAAAGACATCGCCCTGGTCAAGCTGGAGTCCCCAATATTCTTCATGAGAAGTATCCTGCCTATCTGTCTCCCATCTTCCATAACTGAGTTACAAAACCTCAACAATTGCTGGGTGACAGGCtggggaagaataaaagaaaaccaaG TCCTAGGGAAGCCCTGGTACCTGAAAGCAGCAAAGTTGCCCATCATTGATCAAGAGACCTGCGACAAGTACTATCACGTTGGAACAAAccttcctttttttatatccAGGATATATGATGACATGATATGTGCTGGATTTGAAGACGGCAGTAAGGATGCCTGTCAG GGTGACTCTGGAAGCCCCTTGGCATGTGAGGTCAATGGTTCTTGGCATCTGGTAGGCATTGTGAGCTGGGGAGATGGCTGTGGTCGGCCTTACCGGCCTAGTGTCTTCACCAATGTCAGTTTGCACACTGACTGGATCTTAAACACGATTAGCTCAAGTACTTTTAGCTCAATACCCTCTAAGCTTGTTGTCCTCCTCACTCTGCAACTGTACTATGTCTTCCTTGAGCCCATTTCCCAGGGTGCCTACTTAAGGTCTGAAAAATGTGGCCATGACCTAAGCTAA